Genomic DNA from Nonomuraea rubra:
GTTCAGGAGGGTCGCCTTGATCGGGATGATCACGCTCCTGGTCATGAGGAACAGGACGGCGAACGTCACGCCCAGCATGAGCGCCAGCACCAGGGGCAGCCGGTCCACCACGGAGGAGCGGTAGTCGGACAGCTCGGCCGGGTAGCCGCCGACCAGCACCTCGAAGGGCGGCGGCACCGCGCGTACGGCCTCGACCAGGCGTACGGGGTCGTCGGCCAGCGCCGCCGCGGACGGGACCACGGACAACCACGTGCCCTGCCCCTGGAACCTGGCCCGGTCGCCGTCGCCCACGCGGGTGCCGCCCGCGTACGAGCCGGCCGCCGAGTCCACCTGGGCGACGCCGGGCAGCCTGGACAGGCTCGCGGCGTACCCGGAGACGTCGCCCGCGGACGCGTCCCTGGAGACGAGCTGGATGGCGTCGGTCTCCTCGGCGGGGAAAGTCTGGCGGATGACCTCCTGCGTCTGGCGGGAGGAGGCCTCCGGCGGCAGGATGCGGTCGTCGGCCACGCCGAAACGCAGGCCCAGGAACGGTGAGGCGAGCACGAGCAGCAGCACCGTGGCCAGCCCGCCGGACACCAGCGGCCGGCGCATCACCCGGGTGGCCAGGGCGTGCCAGAAGCCGTCCGCCCGCTCGGGCCTGTCCCGCTTGGGCAGGAACGTGCCGCCGATCGCGGCCAGCACGGCGGGCAGCACGATCACGGCCGCCACCAGGCCGCCCAGCACGACCGCGATCCCGGCGTAGGCGAAGGAGCGCAGGAAGTCGAACGGCAGCGCGAACAGGACGGCCAGCGATGAGGCCACGGTCAGGCCGCTGAACAGCACCGTCCGGCCCGCGTGCTCGACCGCCCCGGCGACCGCGGCGGCCCGGTCCGCCCCGCGCCGCGTCTCCTCGCGGAAGCGCTGGATGACGAACAGGCAGTAGTCGATGCCCAGGCCCAGGCCCATGGCCAGGGTCAGGTTGAGGGCGAAGGTGGAGATCTCGGCGAACAGCAGGACGCCGCCGAGCAGCGCCAGGCCGATCACCATGGCGTACACGCCGGCCAGGATCGGCACCAGGGCCGCCATGGCGCGCCGCTGGTAGAGCCAGAGCAGCACGAACGCCAGCGGGAAGATGACCAGCTCGGCCCGGACGAAGTCCTGCCTGGCCAGCGGCACCGTCTCCCTGAACACCTCCTCCCCGCCGCCGGCCCGCACCTGCAGCAGGTCTGTGCCCCTGGTGATCTCGGGGACGAGGCCGGGCAGCACCCCGGCGCGCACGTGGTCGGCGTCCCCCGGGATGCGCACGACGATCAGCGCGTGCCTGCCGTCCTGGCTGCGCAGGGTGGCGGGCCTGCCCCGGGTCCAGTA
This window encodes:
- a CDS encoding MMPL family transporter, producing the protein MVTTRARPARQDTAGPPLRRLGFLLVRRRRLVLALALVLLIGAGVLAAGAASGLSLARFEAPGSESDRAQAELEERFGTGSPDMIFLVTARSGTVDDPAVEAAGRELTERAGRYEGVADAASYWTRGRPATLRSQDGRHALIVVRIPGDADHVRAGVLPGLVPEITRGTDLLQVRAGGGEEVFRETVPLARQDFVRAELVIFPLAFVLLWLYQRRAMAALVPILAGVYAMVIGLALLGGVLLFAEISTFALNLTLAMGLGLGIDYCLFVIQRFREETRRGADRAAAVAGAVEHAGRTVLFSGLTVASSLAVLFALPFDFLRSFAYAGIAVVLGGLVAAVIVLPAVLAAIGGTFLPKRDRPERADGFWHALATRVMRRPLVSGGLATVLLLVLASPFLGLRFGVADDRILPPEASSRQTQEVIRQTFPAEETDAIQLVSRDASAGDVSGYAASLSRLPGVAQVDSAAGSYAGGTRVGDGDRARFQGQGTWLSVVPSAAALADDPVRLVEAVRAVPPPFEVLVGGYPAELSDYRSSVVDRLPLVLALMLGVTFAVLFLMTRSVIIPIKATLLNVLSLGVMFGAIVWIFQDGNLSGLLGFTPTGTLDPSIPILMLCVAYGLSMDYEVFLLSRIKEEYDRTGDTESAVATGLQAGAPLITAAGGILALTFAAYATASVTFVQMLGVGMAVAVLVDATVIRAVLVPSLMRLAGPLNWWPRGRATTAAR